A single genomic interval of Coccidioides posadasii str. Silveira chromosome 1, complete sequence harbors:
- a CDS encoding uncharacterized protein (TransMembrane:1 (n8-16c21/22o94-115i)) — MLMSCSDVLLLRSFMLRTAFLMDIHEVFRLLMQRYHPHLFFSSLLLRIPFSQPARVNFLFLVRCLATSGFERHNFYFSTLGRKGGQKFFGLDGFFYPFSFLFFPPLFFCQSVYFFA; from the coding sequence ATGTTAatgtcttgctctgatgtTCTGCTGCTTCGGAGCTTCATGTTAAGGACGGCGTTCTTAATGGATATCCATGAGGTCTTCCGTCTCTTGATGCAGAGATACCATCCGcaccttttcttctcctcgcTTCTTCTCCGCATCCCTTTCTCTCAGCCTGCGCGCGTCAATTTTCTGTTCCTCGTGCGCTGCCTTGCAACATCAGGATTCGAAAGGCATAATTTCTACTTTTCCACTTTAGGACGGAAGGGAGGGCAAAAGTTCTTTGGCCTGGATGGTTTTTTTTATccgttttcctttttgttctttccccctttatttttttgtcAGTCTGTCTACTTTTTTGCTTGA
- the PAB1_1 gene encoding Protein phosphatase PP2A regulatory subunit B (EggNog:ENOG410PFWK~COG:A~BUSCO:3880at33183), whose protein sequence is MSAETATNPPVDTTPGAAPESATNGSNANIAADTTAGEASQTTSSTTPTAQPHSASLYVGELDPSVTEAMLFELFSSIGQVASIRVCRDAVTRRSLGYAYVNYNNTADGERALEDLNYTLIKGRPCRIMWSQRDPALRKTGQGNVFIKNLDTAIDNKALHDTFAAFGNILSCKVAQDEFGNSKGYGFVHYETAEAAQNAIKHVNGMLLNDKKVFVGHHIAKKDRQSKFEEMKANFTNVYVKNIDQDTTEEEFRDLFEKFGEITSATLARDAESGKSRGFGFVNFTSHDNAAAAVEALNDKDFKGQKLYVGRAQKKHEREEELRKQYEAARIEKASKYQGVNLYIKNLSDDIDDEKLRELFSSYGTITSAKVMRDFAPESTSDSEKEAKKDSKEPETKEEEPKDEAGDNAENKDNKENKAESKKSEKKPLGKSKGFGFVCFSSPDEASKAVTEMNQRMVHGKPLYVALAQRKDVRRSQLEASIQARNTIRQQQAAAAAGMPQPFMQPAVFYGPGQQNFIPNQRGGMPFQQPGMVIPGMPGGRHGQFGGFPGQQGGRGMNPNQQIPPNAYGIGAQGLPMGMQGAGIPNGLNYPQMGQVQAPFGRGRGQAPSGQGMPPNVQGMGPGGQYGRGMPVQQGMGRPGQAGRGQGAPAQAVGQRDENASPSGLTLQVLNAAPPAQQKQMLGEAIYPKIQAQQPELAGKITGMLLEMDNAELLALVDDDAALKAKVDEALTVYDEYVKNKGGESGEPAADANKSKDASQETTEETKS, encoded by the exons ATGTCTGCAGAGACCGCCACCAACCCTCCAGTTGACACAACTCCAGGTGCTGCACCTGAGTCTGCCACGAATGGCAGCAATGCCAACATCGCCGCCGATACCACCGCTGGCGAAGCTAGCCAGACTACCTCCTCTACCACCCCGACCGCTCAACCCCACTCTGCCTCCCTCTATGTCGGCGAGCTAGATCCTTCCGTCACCGAGGCCATGCTGTTCGAACTCTTCTCCTCTATTGGCCAAGTTGCGTCCATCCGTGTCTGCCGTGATGCTGTTACCAGAAGATCTTTGGGTTATGCCTACGTCAACTACAACAACACCGCCGACGGCGAGCGTGCTTTGGAAGATCTCAACTATACCTTGATCAAGGGCCGCCCCTGCCGTATTATGTGGTCTCAGCGTGACCCAGCTCTCCGCAAGACTGGTCAGGGCAATGTCTTTATCAAGAACTTGGATACTGCTATCGACAACAAGGCCCTTCACGACACATTCGCCGCTTTCGGTAACATCCTTAGCTGCAAGGTCGCGCAGGATGAGTTCGGCAACTCCAAGGGTTATGGCTTCGTTCATTATGAGACTGCTGAGGCTGCCCAGAACGCCATCAAACATGTCAATGGCATGTTGCTGAACGATAAGAAAGTGTTTGTTGGTCACCACATTGCCAAGAAGGACCGTCAGAGCAAATTCGAGGAAATGAAGGCAAACTTCACAAACGTCTACGTGAAGAACATCGACCAAGATACCACAGAGGAGGAGTTCCGTGATCTTTTCGAGAAATTTGGAGAAATCACCTCCGCTACTCTCGCTCGCGATGCGGAGTCCGGTAAGAGCCGTGGTTTCGGATTTGTCAACTTCACTagtcatgataatgctgctgctgccgtCGAAGCCTTAAACGACAAAGACTTTAAGGGCCAGAAACTCTATGTTGGACGTGCTCAAAAGAAACATGAACGTGAGGAGGAGCTTCGCAAGCAGTATGAGGCTGCCCGCATTGAGAAGGCCTCGAAATACCAGGGAGTCAACCTCTACATCAAGAACCTTAGTGATGATATTGACGACGAGAAACTACGAGAGCTTTTCAGCAGCTATGGTACTATTACCTCCGCCAAGGTCATGCGGGATTTCGCCCCAGAATCAACATCTGATTCAGAAAAAGAGGCAAAGAAAGACTCCAAGGAACCCGAGACCAAGGAGGAGGAGCCGAAGGACGAGGCTGGCGACAATGCCGAAAACAAGGACAACAAGGAAAACAAGGCCGAGTCCAAAAAATCCGAGAAGAAGCCTCTTGGAAAGAGCAAGGGCTTTGGATTCGTGTGCTTTAGCAGTCCCGATGAGGCTTCAAAGGCTGTCACGGAGATGAATCAGCGTATGGTGCACGGAAAACCTCTGTATGTTGCATTGGCTCAACGCAAGGATGTTCGAAGAAGCCAG CTCGAGGCAAGTATCCAGGCCCGTAACACAATTAGACAGCAGCAAGCGGCCGCGGCCGCCGGAATGCCGCAGCCG TTCATGCAGCCTGCAGTGTTTTATGGCCCCGGCCAGCAGAATTTCATTCCGAATCAGCGCGGTGGTATGCCATTCCAGCAACCTGGTATGGTGATTCCAGGAATGCCAGGTGGTCGACATGGTCAGTTCGGTGGCTTCCCTGGACAACAAGGTGGCCGCGGTATGAACCCTAATCAGCAAATCCCACCCAACGCCTATGGAATTGGTGCCCAGGGCCTACCCATGGGTATGCAGGGTGCTGGAATTCCAAACGGTCTTAACTATCCTCAGATGGGCCAAGTACAAGCTCCATTCGGTAGAGGACGTGGTCAAGCCCCTAGCGGCCAAGGTATGCCGCCAAATGTCCAAGGAATGGGTCCAGGTGGTCAGTATGGACGCGGAATGCCAGTGCAACAAGGTATGGGACGCCCAGGACAAGCCGGTCGTGGACAAGGGGCCCCAGCCCAGGCCGTGGGCCAACGTGATGAAAACGCCAGCCCAAGTGGCCTCACTCTTCAAGTATTGAATGCCGCACCACCCGCCCAGCAGAAGCAGATGCTTGGTGAGGCAATCTACCCAAAGATCCAGGCCCAGCAGCCTGAGCTCGCGGGTAAGATTACGGGTATGCTTCTAGAGATGGATAACGCTGAACTACTTGCTTT GGTCGACGATGATGCTGCCCTCAAAGCCAAGGTCGATGAGGCTCTTACAGTTTATGACGAATACGTGAAGAACAAAGGTGGCGAAAGCGGAGAACCTGCGGCTGACGCAAACAAATCGAAGGATGCTAGCCAAGAGACCACGGAGGAAACGAAGTCTTAG